Proteins encoded in a region of the Vicia villosa cultivar HV-30 ecotype Madison, WI linkage group LG5, Vvil1.0, whole genome shotgun sequence genome:
- the LOC131603675 gene encoding serine/threonine-protein phosphatase PP1, whose amino-acid sequence MDDTVLDDIIRKLVSAKNGRTTKQVHLTEADIRQLCTSAKEIFLSQPNLLELEAPIKICGDVHGQFSDLLRLFEYGGYPPEANYLFLGDYVDRGKQSIETICLLLAYKIKYKENFFLLRGNHECASINRIYGFYDECKRRFNVRLWKTFTDCFNCLPVAALVDEKILCMHGGLSPELKNLDQIRNIARPIDVPDHGLLCDLLWADPDKDLEGWGENDRGVSFTFGADKVAEFLEHHDLDLICRAHQVVEDGYEFFAKRKLVTIFSAPNYCGEFDNAGAMMSVDDTLTCSFQILKSSDKKGKGGFGNNPSRPGTPPHKGGKA is encoded by the exons ATGGACGATACGGTGCTTGACGATATCATACGGAAGCTTGTATCGGCGAAGAACGGGAGAACGACGAAGCAGGTGCATCTTACGGAGGCGGATATTCGGCAGCTTTGTACTTCCGCGAAGGAGATTTTTCTCAGTCAACCTAATCTTCTTGAGCTTGAAGCTCCTATCAAAATTTGTG GAGACGTCCATGGCCAGTTTTCAGACCTCTTAAGACTGTTTGAATATGGGGGATACCCACCTGAAGCCAATTATTTATTTCTTGGAGATTATGTTGATCGTGGTAAGCAGAGCATAGAGACAATATGCTTACTCCTCGCATACAAAATCAAATATAAGGAGAACTTCTTTCTTCTCAGGGGTAACCACGAATGTGCCTCCATCAATCGCATATATGGTTTCTATGATGAGTGCAAAAGGAGGTTCAATGTTCGCCTCTGGAAGACATTTACTGATTGCTTCAACTGTTTACCGGTTGCTGCTCTAGTTGATGAGAAGATCCTTTGTATGCATGGTGGTCTCTCTCCCGAACTTAAAAACTTAGATCAGATACGGAATATTGCTCGCCCTATTGATGTGCCAGATCATGGCCTTCTCTGTGACCTTCTGTGGGCTGATCCTGATAAAGATCTTGAGGGATGGGGAGAAAATGATCGAGGCGTGTCATTCACATTTGGGGCTGATAAGGTTGCTGAGTTTCTTGAGCACCATGATCTTGATCTGATTTGCAGAGCTCACCAG GTTGTAGAAGATGGATATGAGTTTTTTGCCAAACGTAAGCTGGTGACAATATTCTCTGCACCAAATTACTGTGGGGAGTTTGATAACGCCGGTGCTATGATGAGTGTGGATGACACATTGACATGCTCTTTCCAGATACTCAAGTCTTCCGATAAGAAGGGGAAAGGTGGGTTCGGCAACAACCCATCAAGACCTGGAACTCCACCTCATAAG GGTGGGAAGGCTTAA